In Beutenbergia cavernae DSM 12333, the DNA window CTCCTCGAGGCCGCGGCCATCGGCATCGCTGCCGAGCGAGCGCAGGAACCGCTCCAGCACGACCGCGGGGTCGTGCGGGGCCGTCCCCGGCGTCGCCCCGTGCAGGTTCACGTACAGCACCCCGCCGTCGTACCGGTCGGCGGCGTCGTGGGCGACCTCGAGCGCCAGCGCGGACTTGCCCACGCCCCCCGGGCCGTCGATCGCGACGACGCCGGCACCGCCGGCGAGCGCGGCGACCAGCTGCGCACGTTCGGTCTCCCGCCCGACGAACGCCGGGTCCCGCGGCGGGATCTGGACCGGGCGCGCCGGCGCCCCGCGCCCGGCCAGCGGCGGGGGCACGGCCGCGAGCACCGGGTCCTCGACCAGGATCGCGTGCTCGAGGTCCCGCAGCTCGGGACCCGGCTCGATCCCCAGCTCCTCCACGAGCGTGGCCCGCGCCGCGCGGTAGGCGTCCAGCGCCTCCGCCGTCCGCCCCGACCGGTACAGCGCGAGCATGAGGTGCCCGTGCAGCCGTTCCCGCAGCGGCGCCTCGGCCACAGCTGTCCGCAGATCGCCCACCAGGTCACTCGAACGACCCAGCGCCAGCGCCGCCGCGAACCGCGCCTCGACGGCCTCCGCGTGCAGCTCCTCCAGCCGCGACGTCGCGACGGCGAGGACCTCGTTGCCGCCGCCGAGTCCGGAGAACGGCGTCCCGCGCCAGCGCCCGAGCGCGTCCTCCAGGCGCGCCAGGGCGCCCTCCGGGTCGTGCCCGAGCAGCTCCCGGGCCGCGCACACCTCGGTCTCGAACACCGCCGCGTCGACGTCCTCCGCGGCCACCACGAGCCGGTACCCCGCGGGTTCCAGCACGAGCCGCTCGGCGCCGAGACGTTTGCGCAGCCGGTGCACGAGCACCTGCAGCGCCGCCCGAGAGCCGCTTCCCTCCGACCAGACCTCCGCCACGAGCCGGTCGGCGCTCACCGCTCGGGGGAACGCCTCGACCAGGAGCGAGAGCGCGAGCGCCACCCGACCGGAGGGCAGCACCGACGCAGCGTCGTCGACGACGACGAGCGGCCCCAGCACCCCGACCCTCACGCGCGATTCCCCACCCCGATGCCGCCTCGACGCGGCGGCTCCTGGCGCACGAGGCTATCGGGGTGGGCCACACTATTCGGCGTGGCACTGCCCAAGGACGCCTCCGTCGAGTCCGTACCGTCGTCCACGACGCCGTTCGTGGAGCTGGACCGCGCGGCCTGGAGCCGCCTGTCGGCGTCGACCCCCCTGCCCCTCACGGACGACGACGTCGCCCGGTTGCGCGGCCTGGGCGACCCGATCGACCTCGCGGAGGTGGACACCGTCTACCGTCCGCTGTCCCGCCTGCTCACGCTGTACGTGGACGCCGTCGGCAGCCTCCACCACGCCACGTCGACGTTCCTCGGCGAGCGCACCCACCGCACCCCGTTCGTCATCGGCGTGGCGGGATCCGTCGCCGTCGGGAAGTCGACGGCGTCACGCGTCCTCGCGGAGATGCTGCGCCGCTGGCCGGGCACCCCCCGCGTCGAGCTCGTCACGACCGACGGGTTCCTCTACCCGAACGCCGAGCTCGCCCGCCGCGGGCTGATGAACCGGAAGGGCTTCCCCGAGTCGTACGACCGGCGCGCGCTGCTCCGCTTCCTCGCCGAGGTCAAGAGCGGGGCCGACGTCGTCGAGGCGCCCGTGTACGACCACCTCACGTACGACATCGTGCCGGAGGGCCGCGTTCGGGTGCAGCGCCCCGACGTCCTCATCGTCGAGGGTCTCAACGTGCTGGCACCCGCGCGGACGACGGCGCAGGGCCGCCGCAGCGTGGCCGTGTCCGACTACTTCGACTTCTCGATCTACGTCGACGCCCGCACGTCGGACATCCGCCGCTGGTACGTCGACCGCTTCCTCCGGCTCCGGGAGACCGCGTTCGCCCAGCCGCAGTCCTACTTCCACCGCTATGCGGGGCTCGACGACGCCGAGGCGCGCGCGACGGCGCAGCGCATCTGGGCGGAGATCAACGAACCGAACCTGCGCCAGAACATCCTGCCGACGCGCGGCCGCGCCACGCTCGTCATGACGAAGTCCGCGGACCACCGCCTGCACCGGGTGCTGCTGCGCAAGCTCTGAGGAGCCCGGGCGGCCGAGGGGTCAGCTCATCCCGAAGGCGTCCTCGGCCCCCGACGGATCGGCCAGGGCGGACTCGCCGGCGGCCGGTGTCAGCAGGCCCAGCTCGACGGCGAGGCCGACCGCCTCGGCGCGCGTCTGACGTGCCTCCTCGGTGCGCCCGGCGTCGCCGAGCACCGCGGCGTCGTGCCACAGGCACCGCGCCGTCATGTGCAGGTCGCCGGAGTCCCGCAGCTCCCGCGCGGCCTCGCGGAACTGCTCGTGCGCCTCGTCGAGGCGTCCGCTGCCCGCGCGCAGCATCGCGAGGTTGCACCTCGTGATGGCGCGGGGCATCCCGGTGGACGAGGCGATGTTCGCCTCGGCCACCGCCGCCGCCTCGTCGAGCCTCCCGAGGCCGGTCAGCGCGTCGACGAGGTTGGTGCGCGGATAGGCCGCCGCCGTGTCGTGCCCCGCCGTGGTCAGGATCTCGATGCTCTCCGCGAACGCCTCGGCCGCACGGTCGAACCTGCCGGTGCGGTTGCCGCGGATCCCCCGGACGTTGAGCGCGGTCGCCAGCGCCCTGGCGTCACCGCCGGAGCGCAGCACCTCCAACGCCGCGTCGAGGCGGTCGTCGTTCGCGGGGTCGTGCTGCCGCACGACCACCGAGTCCGCCCACACCAGCGCCTCGGCGGGCGACGTCGGCGCGTCCCGCTCGAGGACGGGCGCGTACATGCGTGCCGCCGGCCCGTGCAGCGCCTGAGCGTCGAAGATCCGGACGAGGGGTGCGAGCATCGCCGCCACGAGCTCCGGGCCGTCGGGCAGGCGCGCGACGCCGTCGACGACCGCCTGGAGGTTCGCGATCTCGGTCCGGACCCACGCGAGTGCGGCCTGCGCGTCGGCGAACTCGACGGCCAGCACGGCGCGCGGCTCGACCGAGGGGCCGACACGCATCCGGAAGTCCGGCAGGTCCGGCGTGAATGCGTGGCTCGCGGCACGCACGGACGCCAGGTAGTGCTCGTACCCGCGGCGCACGAGCGCCGCCCGCTCGTCGTCGTCGAACTCCACGCCGGCACGCTCGGACGCGAAGAAGCGCACGAGCTCGTGCATCGTCACCGACTCGTCGGCACCGGTCACGAGCAGCCGCGCCTCGGCGAGGTCGTCGAGGCGCCGGCGGGCCACGGCCAGCGGGACGTCGGCGAGCCGCGCGGCGGCGACCGGGCTCACCGACGGCATGTCGAGGACGCCGAGCGCCGCGAGCATCCGCGGAGCGAGGGGGTCGAGCCCGCGCAGACCGACGGCGATGCTCGCCCGGACGGCGAGGTCGCCATGGCGCAGCTCGTCGAGCCGGTGGCGCTCGTCGCCGAGGCGGTCCGCGAGCACCGCGAGCCGGCGGTGCGGCGCCGCGGCCAGGCGTGCGCCGGCGATCCGCAGCGCGAGCGGAAGTCGCCCGCAGGCGTCGACGATCCGTCGCGCCGCCGCCTCCTCCGCCCGCACCCGGTCCTCGCCTGCCGCGCGAGCGAGCATCTCGAGGGCCTCGACGTCCGACAGCTCGTCGAGGTGCACGAGCAGGGAGATGGGCAGGCCGAGGACCGGGCGTGACGTGACGATCGCCGCCGACGGTGCGCTCGGGAGCAGGGGGCGCACCTGGGCCAGCGACGCGGCGTCGTCCAGCACCACCAGCACCGGGCTGAGCGCCGTGCGCGTGCGGAGCTCCGCCGCCGCCTCCTCCGGGTCCGACGGCGCGCGCGGCAGGCCGAGCGCGCGCAGGAAGCGTTCCAGCACCTCCTCCACCCCGCGCGGCTCGCCGTCCGGCATCGCCCCACGCAGGTCCACGTACAGCTGCCCGCCGGGGAAGGCGTCGGCGACGGCGTTCGCGACCTCCAGCGCGAGCGCCGACTTCCCGGCACCGCCCGGGCCGGCGACGGCTACGAGCGAGGAGCCGGACCGCAGCTCCCGGGCGAGCAGGTCCACCTCCTCGGGGCGGCCCGTGAACGCGGGGTCGGGACCCGGCAGCTGCGCCGGGCGGACCGGGCGTTCCGGCCCGGTGAGGGGCGCGGGCGGCGCGGCGAGCACGGGATCCTCGAGCAGGATCGCCCGCTCGAGGTCCTTGAGCAGCGGCCCGGGCTCGAGGCCGAGCTCGCCGACCAGCTCACCGCGAGCCGCCCGGTAGGCGTCGAGGGCCGCCGCAGTGCGCCCCGCGCGGTACAGCGCGAGCATGAGGTGGGCGTGGAGGCGCTCCCGCAGCGGGTGCGCCGCGACGGCGTCCCGGAGGTCCGGCACGAGCTCCCCGGCCATCCCCGCCGTCAGCGCGGCCTCGAACCTCGCCT includes these proteins:
- the coaA gene encoding type I pantothenate kinase encodes the protein MPPRRGGSWRTRLSGWATLFGVALPKDASVESVPSSTTPFVELDRAAWSRLSASTPLPLTDDDVARLRGLGDPIDLAEVDTVYRPLSRLLTLYVDAVGSLHHATSTFLGERTHRTPFVIGVAGSVAVGKSTASRVLAEMLRRWPGTPRVELVTTDGFLYPNAELARRGLMNRKGFPESYDRRALLRFLAEVKSGADVVEAPVYDHLTYDIVPEGRVRVQRPDVLIVEGLNVLAPARTTAQGRRSVAVSDYFDFSIYVDARTSDIRRWYVDRFLRLRETAFAQPQSYFHRYAGLDDAEARATAQRIWAEINEPNLRQNILPTRGRATLVMTKSADHRLHRVLLRKL
- a CDS encoding AfsR/SARP family transcriptional regulator, yielding MLGPLVVTQDGEDVALPAGRSVQLVALLAVAAPDPVSADRLLEALWDDGGGTRGALQVLVHRVRRRLGEGAVESVGQSYRLGAAELVAEDFALRAGHARDRVDVAPREALAELDAALRLWRGEPFGELAAASPELAAESARLSELHVDALEARFEAALTAGMAGELVPDLRDAVAAHPLRERLHAHLMLALYRAGRTAAALDAYRAARGELVGELGLEPGPLLKDLERAILLEDPVLAAPPAPLTGPERPVRPAQLPGPDPAFTGRPEEVDLLARELRSGSSLVAVAGPGGAGKSALALEVANAVADAFPGGQLYVDLRGAMPDGEPRGVEEVLERFLRALGLPRAPSDPEEAAAELRTRTALSPVLVVLDDAASLAQVRPLLPSAPSAAIVTSRPVLGLPISLLVHLDELSDVEALEMLARAAGEDRVRAEEAAARRIVDACGRLPLALRIAGARLAAAPHRRLAVLADRLGDERHRLDELRHGDLAVRASIAVGLRGLDPLAPRMLAALGVLDMPSVSPVAAARLADVPLAVARRRLDDLAEARLLVTGADESVTMHELVRFFASERAGVEFDDDERAALVRRGYEHYLASVRAASHAFTPDLPDFRMRVGPSVEPRAVLAVEFADAQAALAWVRTEIANLQAVVDGVARLPDGPELVAAMLAPLVRIFDAQALHGPAARMYAPVLERDAPTSPAEALVWADSVVVRQHDPANDDRLDAALEVLRSGGDARALATALNVRGIRGNRTGRFDRAAEAFAESIEILTTAGHDTAAAYPRTNLVDALTGLGRLDEAAAVAEANIASSTGMPRAITRCNLAMLRAGSGRLDEAHEQFREAARELRDSGDLHMTARCLWHDAAVLGDAGRTEEARQTRAEAVGLAVELGLLTPAAGESALADPSGAEDAFGMS